Below is a window of Hyphomonas neptunium ATCC 15444 DNA.
CGACACGACGATCAAGGGGCTGGAGGAAAGCTCGGCCCGCGGCAAGCTGGAAGAGGCGCGGCAGGTGATTGCGCGCGACCCGACGGCGTTCCTCGACATGCTGGGCAAGGCGCCGTTCCCGGCCTGGCGGGTTTCGGGCATGGGGCGCCTGCAATGGGCCAACCCTGCCTATATCGAAGCGGTTGATGGCGGCAATCTCGACCGCGTGCTGGAGCGTCAGCTGATGCTCGACCAGGCGGTCAGCGAGCAGGCGCGCAAGACGATCACCGACGGCGCCGAGCATGACGAGACCCGGCATATCGTGGTCAACAACCAGCGCCGGGCCATGCGCGTGCTGACCTTTGCCCTGTCGGGCGGGGCCGGGTGTATGGCGTTTGACGTGACCGAGCAGGAGAACTCCCGTGAGGAGCTCAACCGCCATGTGCGCGCCCATGACGAGACGCTGAACCATGTGGCCGACGCGGTGGCGATCTTCGGGCCGGACCGGAAGCTGAACTTCTACAACAAGGCGTTCCGCGACATGTGGGACCTGGAGGAGACCTTCCTCCTCGACCGGCCAAGCCATGGCCAGCTGCTGGACCGGCTGCGCGAGAAGAAAAAGCTCCCGGCCCGGATGAACTATGCCGAATGGCGCGCCGAGGAGATTTCCTATTATCTCGACATCGACGGGGTGAAGGAAGACAAGTGGTCGCTGCCCGATAACCGCACGCTTTCTGTCACACGCCAGCGCCACCCGATGGGCGGTTTGCTGGTCCTGTTCAAGGACATCACCGACCACCTTTCGCTGCAGACGCGCTTCAACGCGCTGATCAAGACGCAGTCTTCGACGCTGGACAATCTGCATGAGGCCGTTGCCGTGTTCGGATCGGACGGGCGGCTGCGCCTGCACAACCGGGCGTTCGAGCGGGTGTGGGATATTCCCGCCGACCGGCTGAAAGACCGCCCTGATTATGCCGATGTGATCAGCGGCTGCGTGCCGTTGTTTCATGACATGGACATCTGGGACGCGATCAAGGTGCACATCACTGACCCCACCGCGCGCCAGTCCACCACTGGTGAGATGCGCCGGTCTGACGGCTCGCTGCTGACCTATCTGACCCATCCGCTGCCGGATGGAAATACGATGATCGCCTTTGCCGATGTCACGGCCACGCGCCGGGTGGAATCGGCGCTGCGCGACCGGGCCGAAGCGTTCGAGGCGGCCGACCGGCTGAAGACCGAGTTTGTGCGCAATGTGAGCTATCAGCTGCGCTCGCCGCTCACCACGATCTTTGGCTATGCCGAACTGCTGGAGACCCAGCGCAATGGCCCGCTGACCGAGCGGCAGACAGACCACGTCCGCGCCATTCTTTCCGCGTCGGACCATCTCAACAAGCTGATCGAGAACATTCTGGATCTTGCGCTGATCGAGGCCGGGCGTCTCGATCTGGAGCTCAGCGAGCTGGATCTGGAAGAGGTGATCCATCAGAGCGTGGAACTGGTCGTGTCGAAGGCCGAAGACACCGAGGTTTCGGTGCGCGCCGACATTACCGGGCGGCTCGGCCAGATGCGGGGCGATGAGCGCCGGATCAAACAGGTATTGTTCAACCTCATCTCCAACTCGCTGCGCTTTACCGAGCCGGGCGGGGAGATTGTGGTGTCCGCACAGCGCATGGGCGACATGATTACCCTCAGTGTACGGGACAATGGATCGGGCCTTGAGGCCGACAAGCGCGCCACCAGCTTTGACAGCTTTGTCTCCGGTGACCAGCGCGGCGCGGGGCTCGGCCTGGCGCTCGTGAAACACTTCATCCATCTGCATGGCGGCACGGTGGGCATGAAATCGGTCGATGGCGGCGGGCTGGAGGTGACCTGCTGGTTGCCCTCGCAGGCGCCGGTTACCGCGTCGCTGCCCCCCAGCCAAAGCGCGTTCGAGCCCCAGCCCACGGCGCACTGATCCGGCATTTCCGGCCCAAAGAAAAAGCCCGGCCTCATCGTGAGGCCGGGCTTTTGCGTTGAGGGGCATTACGGGCGCCTTACTCTTTTAAGGGCAAAGGCGGCGCGGGTTTGCGAGGCTCGAGGCAATAGCGTCTGGCCTCGCCCCCTCATCCCTAACCCCTCCTTCTCCCCCTGGGGGAGAAGGGGTTTTGCGGGTCAGACCGGGTCTTTTGCCCGGAAGACGTCTTCGTCCAGGTCGCCTTCCCATTTGGCGACGGCTGTGCCGACAGCAAGGTCACCGGTGATGTTGGTCACTGTGCGCATCATGTCGAGGATACGGTCGAACGGGAACAGGACGGCGATGATCAGCACGATCTGTTCGGGGTTGGCGCCGACGATGCTGAGCGTGGTGGTGGCCAGCAGCAGGCTGACCGAGGGCACGCCCGCCGTGCCGATCGAGACCAGTGTCGCCATGAGAATGATGGTCAGATACATGCTCGGCTCCATCGGGATGCCAAGCGCCTGAACGGCAAAGAGGGCGATCAGCCCCTGGTAGAGCGCCGTGCCGTCCATGTTGATCGTGGCGCCCAGCGGCAGGACCGAGGAGGCAATCGGCTTGCCGATGCCGAGATTCTTGGTGGCGCAGGAAATCGTCATTGGCAGGGTGGCGTTGGAAGAGGAGGTCGAGAAGGCCACCATCTGCGCGTCAAACACGCCGCGCAGGAAGGGAAGGAGCGGCAGGCGCAGCACGCCCTTCACGATGAAGCCATAGGTGAACAGGATGTGCAGGATACAGGCGCTGTAATGGGCCAGCGTCATCTTGCCGAGTACGGTGAGCACGCTGAGCCCCCGGTCTCCCATCACCCAGGCCATCAGGGCCAGCACGCCCAGCGGCGCGGTTTCCATAACGATCAGGGTCAGCTTCATGATCGCTTCAGAGGCTGAGGCGAAGAGCTTTTCGACCGGCTTGCCCGCTTCCCCGGCCATCATGATGCCGATGCCCAGAAGGATGGCAAAGAAGATGATCTGCAACACATCGCCCCTGGCGAGGGCATCAATCGGATTTTTCGGGATGATCGAGAGCAGCGTATTCATCAGCTGCTCGCCCACCGTGCCGGGCGGCGCGTTGGCGGCGAGGCGCGAGCGGGTTTCTTCAATGTCTGTGGTCGAGGCGATGGACGTATCAAAGCCCGCGCCGGGTTGAACCAGCGTCCCCATCAGCAGGCCGAAGCAGATCGCGAAGACGGTGGTGATCATATACATCGCCATCGCGCGGCCGCCGAGGCTGCCGAGACGTTTGGGATCGCCCATTGCCAGCACGCCGGAAACCAGGGTGGTGAAGATCAGTGGCACAACCAGCATCTGGATCAGGCTGATGAAGGCGTCGCCGACCGGCTTGAACCAGGTGGTGACGAGTTCGCTGCCCCGCTCCGGGCCAAGGCCATAGCGGAAGGCCAGACCTATCAGCGTGCCCAGGACGAGGCCGAGCAGCACACGCTTCCACAGATCGATTGCAAACCAGGCCTTCATACGCCACTCCCAGCAGTTACCCTGAGGCAACGGTAGGGGGCAGGGCTGGAGAAGGCAACTGTCGGGGCTGCAGCGATTGCGCCAGCGCTTGCCATTGGGGCAGGGGCGGCCCTATCAGCAGGCAGATGACCCCTTCTGAGGCCCTTCCGATTGATGAGGCGATGCCGGAGATCCTCCGCGCATTGGCGGCAGGGCCGCGCCTTGTGCTGGCCGCTCCGCCGGGCGCGGGCAAGACAACGCGCGTGCCGCTCGCTCTGGCGGGGCTGCTGGGCGCGCCGGGCGTGATCGAGGGGCGCATCATCCTGCTGGAACCCCGACGGGTGGCCGCCCGCATGGCGGCCGAGCGGATGGCGTCCTCGCTGGGCGAGCGCGTCGGCCAGACCATCGGTCTCACCACCCGTGTGGACCGCAAAGTTTCCAGGGGCACCCGCATCGAGGTTATCACCGATGGCCTCT
It encodes the following:
- a CDS encoding dicarboxylate/amino acid:cation symporter — encoded protein: MKAWFAIDLWKRVLLGLVLGTLIGLAFRYGLGPERGSELVTTWFKPVGDAFISLIQMLVVPLIFTTLVSGVLAMGDPKRLGSLGGRAMAMYMITTVFAICFGLLMGTLVQPGAGFDTSIASTTDIEETRSRLAANAPPGTVGEQLMNTLLSIIPKNPIDALARGDVLQIIFFAILLGIGIMMAGEAGKPVEKLFASASEAIMKLTLIVMETAPLGVLALMAWVMGDRGLSVLTVLGKMTLAHYSACILHILFTYGFIVKGVLRLPLLPFLRGVFDAQMVAFSTSSSNATLPMTISCATKNLGIGKPIASSVLPLGATINMDGTALYQGLIALFAVQALGIPMEPSMYLTIILMATLVSIGTAGVPSVSLLLATTTLSIVGANPEQIVLIIAVLFPFDRILDMMRTVTNITGDLAVGTAVAKWEGDLDEDVFRAKDPV
- a CDS encoding sensor histidine kinase, translating into MTAEQMPILMAIGTALLALGALLWALRVSDGARGAAKRYREVAGDRETENAGLKSVLGAHPGVILVWQGDALELDGDEITPPELYGSPVALAGLLSFTDDAISPDPAVRIVEGLADLEARDSAGQDTTLRIRLRELRESGQPFSLTIIGTSGRFLEADGRTAGVRAVVWINDTTIKGLEESSARGKLEEARQVIARDPTAFLDMLGKAPFPAWRVSGMGRLQWANPAYIEAVDGGNLDRVLERQLMLDQAVSEQARKTITDGAEHDETRHIVVNNQRRAMRVLTFALSGGAGCMAFDVTEQENSREELNRHVRAHDETLNHVADAVAIFGPDRKLNFYNKAFRDMWDLEETFLLDRPSHGQLLDRLREKKKLPARMNYAEWRAEEISYYLDIDGVKEDKWSLPDNRTLSVTRQRHPMGGLLVLFKDITDHLSLQTRFNALIKTQSSTLDNLHEAVAVFGSDGRLRLHNRAFERVWDIPADRLKDRPDYADVISGCVPLFHDMDIWDAIKVHITDPTARQSTTGEMRRSDGSLLTYLTHPLPDGNTMIAFADVTATRRVESALRDRAEAFEAADRLKTEFVRNVSYQLRSPLTTIFGYAELLETQRNGPLTERQTDHVRAILSASDHLNKLIENILDLALIEAGRLDLELSELDLEEVIHQSVELVVSKAEDTEVSVRADITGRLGQMRGDERRIKQVLFNLISNSLRFTEPGGEIVVSAQRMGDMITLSVRDNGSGLEADKRATSFDSFVSGDQRGAGLGLALVKHFIHLHGGTVGMKSVDGGGLEVTCWLPSQAPVTASLPPSQSAFEPQPTAH